One genomic region from Candidatus Poribacteria bacterium encodes:
- a CDS encoding NADH-quinone oxidoreductase subunit B gives MSEKSGTFDFITTSVDRLIKWGRGNSLWPMPFGTACCAIEMMATLATKYDLARFGAEAIRFSPRQSDLLIVSGRISIKMMPVLKRIYDQMPDPKWVISMGACASSGGVFDTYTLVQGVDQFIPVDVYVPGCPPRPEDLIDAVRYVQHMIQVGEEPRSLRTRPLEIEPVGGVPPLASSSA, from the coding sequence ATGTCTGAGAAGTCCGGGACGTTCGACTTCATCACGACCTCCGTTGACCGGTTGATCAAGTGGGGGCGAGGCAACTCCCTCTGGCCCATGCCGTTCGGCACGGCTTGTTGCGCCATCGAGATGATGGCGACGTTGGCGACGAAGTACGATCTGGCGCGATTCGGCGCAGAAGCGATCCGATTCTCTCCACGACAATCCGATCTGCTCATTGTCTCCGGGCGTATCTCGATCAAGATGATGCCCGTCCTCAAGCGCATCTACGACCAGATGCCGGATCCCAAGTGGGTCATCTCGATGGGAGCCTGCGCGTCCAGCGGGGGCGTGTTCGACACCTACACGCTGGTTCAGGGCGTCGATCAGTTCATTCCTGTGGACGTGTACGTACCGGGATGCCCGCCGCGACCCGAAGACCTGATCGACGCGGTTCGCTACGTGCAGCACATGATTCAAGTCGGCGAAGAGCCACGGAGCCTTCGGACTCGCCCGCTGGAGATCG